A stretch of DNA from Cytophagia bacterium CHB2:
GCCTGAAGCGCGGCCAGCACGTTGGGATGACCATGGCCGATATTGGCAACGCCGATGCCGGAAATAAAATCAATGTAGCGTTTGCCCTCGCGCGTAAACAAATAAATGCCCTGCGCGCGATCAATCTCGAGACCGAGCGGCTCCGGCGAGGTTTGACAGAGATAGGTTAGAAAATCCGTTAGCATAATCTTTAAGATCATCAAGGGA
This window harbors:
- a CDS encoding aminotransferase class III-fold pyridoxal phosphate-dependent enzyme, with translation MLTDFLTYLCQTSPEPLGLEIDRAQGIYLFTREGKRYIDFISGIGVANIGHGHPNVLAALQA